A genomic segment from Frateuria edaphi encodes:
- a CDS encoding MFS transporter, which produces MAPSNSDARAAAPAGRLRRWLRQDIERPLDELAGGRARLKVIVLLACVLSLDAADKATVGAVAAPMKSALDIGNLQIGWLVTASTAIAAVVTLPFGALVDRVPRVRLLAITLVVWSAAMLLSGLAGSYSMLLLSRLALGVVASAASPAVTSLTGDFFRPGERGRIFGYVLAGELLGVALGFLVCGNVAAWWSWRAAFFVLAGLGFVLAVVLWRCLPEPSRGGQSRIPVGARRVPVEDEPGQASTGSAAGSGSLRRVIRWRGVRPRHALMTMNPASASLWRAVRYVLAVPTCRTLIVASALGYFYFTGLRTFAIVFMRGRFELGQSVASSLAVLLGLGAIVGVLLAGRLGDRLIDRGRLTGRVLVAAGAYLLATAAFLPGLLIGSLWLAAPFFFLAAAGIGGANPAVDAARLDVMPSALWGRAEGVRATFRFALEAVAPPLFGYVSARFAGHVQAGNAAGLDLAFLAMLAPLAAAGLLLLVRTTRTYARDVASALAAEQRTRH; this is translated from the coding sequence ATGGCCCCATCGAACAGCGACGCGCGCGCCGCCGCGCCGGCAGGCAGGCTGCGCCGGTGGTTGCGCCAGGACATCGAGCGGCCTCTGGACGAGCTGGCAGGCGGCCGCGCGCGGCTGAAAGTGATCGTGTTGCTGGCCTGCGTGTTGTCGCTGGATGCCGCCGACAAGGCGACCGTGGGCGCGGTGGCCGCGCCGATGAAGTCGGCGCTGGATATCGGGAATCTCCAGATCGGCTGGCTGGTGACCGCCTCGACCGCGATCGCCGCCGTGGTGACGCTGCCATTCGGCGCACTGGTCGACCGCGTGCCGCGCGTGCGCCTGTTGGCGATCACGCTGGTGGTGTGGTCGGCGGCCATGCTGTTGAGCGGCCTGGCGGGTTCCTATTCGATGCTGTTGCTGAGCCGCCTGGCGCTGGGCGTGGTCGCCTCGGCCGCCTCGCCTGCAGTGACCTCGCTGACCGGCGATTTCTTCCGGCCCGGGGAGCGCGGGCGCATCTTCGGCTACGTGCTCGCGGGCGAACTTCTGGGCGTGGCGCTCGGCTTCCTCGTCTGCGGCAACGTCGCCGCCTGGTGGTCCTGGCGCGCGGCGTTCTTCGTGCTGGCCGGGCTAGGTTTCGTGCTGGCAGTGGTGCTGTGGCGTTGCCTGCCCGAACCCTCGCGCGGCGGGCAAAGCCGCATCCCCGTCGGCGCCCGCCGCGTGCCCGTCGAGGACGAACCCGGCCAGGCATCGACCGGCAGTGCGGCGGGCAGCGGTTCGCTGCGGCGGGTGATCCGCTGGCGGGGCGTGCGTCCCCGCCATGCGCTGATGACGATGAACCCGGCGTCCGCCTCGCTCTGGCGCGCGGTGCGCTACGTATTGGCGGTGCCGACCTGCCGCACGCTGATCGTCGCCTCGGCGCTGGGCTACTTCTACTTCACCGGGCTGCGCACCTTCGCCATCGTGTTCATGCGCGGGCGTTTCGAACTCGGCCAGTCGGTGGCCAGCAGCCTGGCGGTGCTGCTCGGTCTGGGCGCCATCGTCGGCGTGCTGCTGGCCGGGCGCCTGGGCGACCGGCTGATCGATCGCGGTCGCCTGACCGGGCGGGTACTGGTGGCGGCCGGAGCCTACCTGCTGGCGACGGCCGCCTTCCTGCCTGGCCTGCTGATCGGCTCGTTGTGGCTGGCCGCGCCATTCTTCTTCCTCGCAGCGGCGGGCATTGGTGGCGCCAACCCCGCCGTGGACGCCGCGCGCCTGGACGTGATGCCCTCGGCGCTGTGGGGGCGGGCCGAAGGCGTGCGGGCGACCTTCCGCTTTGCGCTGGAAGCGGTCGCGCCGCCGTTGTTCGGTTACGTGTCGGCCCGGTTTGCCGGCCACGTGCAGGCCGGCAATGCGGCGGGGCTGGACCTCGCCTTCCTGGCGATGCTGGCGCCGCTCGCTGCCGCGGGCCTGCTGCTCCTTGTGCGCACCACCCGTACCTACGCGCGCGACGTGGCCTCGGCGCTTGCCGCCGAGCAGCGCACCCGCCATTGA
- a CDS encoding TenA family transcriptional regulator: MNNRFERTGPLTEISSYPQWAQDMVGACEETKQSVIRHELWDLMREVKLGRQGTRDFMAGIWPVIERFPAYMARNLLKTQYGRSPGDNMARRWLVRNIRVEQNHADHWLNWSEGAGVPRWDVLYGERAQGTQVLADWCEEVSEHDSLAAGIVATNYAVEGATGEWSQLIYDSATYAQSMPSDKRVQSLRWLQLHAAYDDTHPWEALEIVCTLKGTAPAADEVDHLTECVKRSYVGMRILADRCIGRARVYGTVNEAAA, from the coding sequence ATGAATAATCGTTTTGAACGCACCGGTCCCCTGACCGAAATTTCCAGCTATCCGCAGTGGGCGCAGGACATGGTAGGCGCCTGCGAGGAGACCAAGCAGAGCGTCATCCGCCACGAGCTGTGGGACCTGATGCGAGAGGTCAAGCTCGGCCGGCAGGGCACCCGCGACTTCATGGCAGGCATCTGGCCGGTGATCGAGCGCTTCCCCGCCTACATGGCGCGCAACCTGCTCAAGACCCAGTACGGGCGCAGTCCCGGCGACAACATGGCCAGGCGCTGGCTGGTGCGCAACATCCGCGTGGAGCAGAACCACGCCGACCACTGGCTCAACTGGTCCGAGGGTGCCGGCGTGCCGCGCTGGGACGTGCTCTACGGCGAGCGCGCGCAGGGCACCCAGGTCCTGGCCGACTGGTGCGAGGAGGTCAGCGAGCATGACAGCCTGGCCGCCGGCATCGTGGCGACCAACTATGCGGTCGAAGGCGCCACCGGCGAGTGGTCGCAGCTGATCTACGACAGCGCCACCTATGCCCAGAGCATGCCTTCGGACAAGCGCGTGCAGAGCCTGCGCTGGTTGCAGTTGCACGCCGCCTATGACGACACCCACCCCTGGGAGGCGCTGGAGATCGTCTGTACCCTCAAGGGAACGGCCCCGGCTGCCGATGAAGTGGACCACCTGACCGAGTGCGTCAAGCGCAGTTACGTCGGCATGCGGATCCTTGCCGATCGCTGCATCGGCCGGGCGCGCGTTTACGGAACCGTGAACGAGGCAGCGGCTTGA
- a CDS encoding putative bifunctional diguanylate cyclase/phosphodiesterase, producing the protein MPSLSSLPRRLLPLAWGLAAVIGLILAFTWGALQVQVALAGFLNGESIWSKAQKQSVIDLRNYAASGSPADLAAYRRNYDILRIDRWTRDVVATGDYDRAAVADALVRVNTMQSAVPGVIFMLDHFASGPYMKEALAAWRSVDRQVAELDTIAHELQAAHARGAMDPASIARQQARIRALNDYIEPRAKVFSQEVAHGAVWMGRVLYSTIFGATCLATLLWLWMARRVLANMRGTEERYRLLFDRAPDAIVMVDEQGGCILDANHKAAEWTGRGQQELLGMPFAALFERGQPHGEGITQGALRGGGESSRPVETQSSLVRWGERQVRQAIVRDISERISLEQERRIAAEALASIAEGVIIADAARRVLSVNAAHVAITGLSLQEMLGRRFDETRRLPDDSPLPPSVWETLEGGGNWLGEVHSQRADGSVYPELLSISVIRDMDERVQHYVAVFTNISTTKANQRRLEHLATHDPLTGLANRAEFERQCALALNTADREHGAVAVLFIDLDAFKVVNDSYSHAIGDRLLVHVAERISRDLGEHDVAGRIGGDEFTVLIGKLVSREQASTLAQRLLAVLGEPMKVGEYEVALSASIGIAGYPLDGSDPVTLIANADAAMYAAKTQERNTYRFYSPMMQADARKRLALAAELRQALARGEFRLVYQPSVDLRNGKVVAVEALLRWRHPARGDVSPAEFIPMAEKLGLIRHVDDWVLQAVARQMRQWDAEGMPPIRVAVNISAGSYGAPHFVEDVRRWLVAEQVAPQRLLLEITEGAILRLGDEMERTMNALHALGVGVAIDDFGTGYSSMAYLKLPAIAFLKIDKSFVDGLPGSSHDAAIVEAMLALSKRLGLCAIAEGIETEAQHEFLLRAGCTEGQGYLYARALEVQEIERMLRPGHRPGSAKLRLVPPAH; encoded by the coding sequence GTGCCCAGCTTGTCCTCACTGCCCCGGCGTCTGTTGCCGTTGGCATGGGGACTTGCGGCCGTCATCGGCTTGATTCTGGCCTTTACCTGGGGTGCGTTGCAGGTCCAGGTTGCTCTCGCCGGGTTCCTCAACGGCGAGAGCATCTGGTCGAAAGCGCAGAAACAGTCGGTCATCGACCTGCGCAACTATGCCGCCAGTGGCAGTCCGGCGGACCTTGCCGCCTACCGCCGCAACTACGACATCCTGCGCATCGATCGCTGGACGCGCGACGTGGTGGCCACCGGCGACTATGACCGCGCCGCCGTGGCCGACGCGCTGGTGCGGGTCAACACCATGCAGTCCGCCGTGCCCGGCGTGATCTTCATGCTCGACCATTTCGCCTCCGGGCCCTACATGAAGGAGGCGCTCGCGGCGTGGCGGTCGGTCGATCGCCAGGTTGCCGAACTGGACACGATCGCCCACGAATTGCAGGCGGCCCACGCGCGCGGCGCGATGGATCCGGCCAGCATCGCGCGCCAGCAGGCGCGCATCCGCGCGCTGAACGATTACATCGAACCCCGCGCCAAGGTGTTTTCGCAGGAAGTGGCCCACGGTGCGGTGTGGATGGGCCGGGTGCTGTACTCGACCATCTTCGGGGCCACCTGCCTGGCGACGTTGCTGTGGCTGTGGATGGCCAGGCGCGTGCTGGCCAACATGCGCGGCACCGAAGAGCGCTACCGGCTGCTGTTCGATCGGGCACCGGACGCGATCGTCATGGTGGACGAGCAGGGCGGCTGCATCCTGGATGCCAACCACAAGGCGGCCGAATGGACCGGGCGTGGGCAACAGGAACTCCTGGGCATGCCCTTCGCCGCGCTGTTCGAGCGTGGACAGCCGCACGGGGAGGGCATCACCCAGGGCGCGTTGCGCGGCGGCGGAGAATCCTCCCGGCCGGTGGAAACCCAGAGCAGCCTGGTGCGCTGGGGCGAACGCCAGGTGCGCCAGGCGATCGTCCGCGACATTTCCGAACGCATCAGCCTGGAGCAGGAGCGGCGCATTGCCGCCGAGGCGCTGGCCAGCATTGCCGAGGGCGTGATCATCGCCGATGCCGCGCGCCGGGTACTCTCGGTCAACGCGGCGCACGTAGCCATTACGGGGCTGTCGCTGCAGGAGATGCTGGGCCGCCGCTTCGACGAAACCCGCCGTCTGCCCGACGACAGTCCGCTGCCGCCGTCGGTATGGGAAACCCTGGAAGGGGGCGGCAACTGGCTCGGCGAGGTGCACAGCCAGCGTGCCGATGGCAGCGTCTATCCCGAGCTGCTCAGCATCAGCGTGATCCGCGACATGGACGAACGCGTGCAGCACTACGTCGCGGTGTTCACCAATATCAGCACCACCAAGGCCAACCAGCGCCGGCTGGAGCACCTTGCCACCCATGACCCGTTGACCGGGCTGGCCAACCGCGCCGAGTTCGAGCGCCAATGCGCGCTCGCGCTCAACACGGCCGACCGCGAGCACGGCGCGGTGGCGGTGCTGTTCATCGACCTGGACGCCTTCAAGGTCGTCAACGACAGCTACAGCCACGCCATCGGCGACCGCCTGCTGGTGCACGTGGCCGAGCGCATCAGCCGCGACCTGGGCGAACACGACGTCGCCGGGCGCATCGGCGGCGACGAGTTCACCGTGCTGATCGGCAAACTGGTTTCGCGCGAACAGGCCAGCACGCTGGCGCAACGGCTGCTGGCCGTGCTGGGCGAACCGATGAAGGTGGGCGAGTACGAAGTGGCGCTGAGCGCCAGTATCGGCATCGCCGGCTATCCGCTCGACGGCAGCGATCCGGTCACCCTGATCGCCAACGCCGACGCCGCCATGTACGCGGCCAAGACGCAGGAACGCAACACCTACCGTTTCTACTCGCCGATGATGCAGGCCGATGCGCGCAAGCGCCTGGCGCTGGCGGCGGAATTGCGCCAGGCGCTGGCGCGTGGCGAGTTCCGGCTGGTCTACCAGCCGAGCGTGGATCTGCGCAACGGCAAAGTGGTCGCGGTCGAGGCGCTGCTGCGCTGGCGTCATCCGGCACGCGGCGACGTGTCGCCGGCCGAATTCATCCCGATGGCCGAGAAGCTGGGCCTGATCCGCCACGTCGACGATTGGGTGCTGCAGGCCGTGGCCCGGCAGATGCGCCAATGGGATGCGGAGGGCATGCCGCCGATCCGCGTCGCGGTGAATATTTCCGCCGGCTCTTATGGTGCGCCGCATTTCGTCGAGGACGTGCGTCGCTGGCTGGTCGCCGAGCAGGTCGCGCCGCAGCGCCTGCTGCTGGAGATCACCGAGGGCGCGATCCTGCGCCTGGGCGACGAGATGGAGCGCACCATGAACGCGCTGCATGCGTTGGGCGTGGGCGTGGCGATCGACGACTTCGGTACCGGCTATTCCTCGATGGCCTATCTGAAATTGCCGGCGATCGCCTTCCTCAAGATCGACAAGAGCTTCGTCGACGGATTGCCGGGCAGTTCACACGACGCGGCCATCGTCGAGGCGATGCTGGCCCTGTCCAAGCGGCTGGGTCTGTGCGCCATTGCCGAAGGCATCGAGACCGAGGCGCAGCACGAGTTCCTGCTGCGCGCCGGTTGCACCGAAGGCCAGGGCTACCTCTATGCGCGCGCGCTGGAGGTGCAGGAGATCGAGCGTATGCTGCGCCCCGGCCACCGCCCTGGTTCGGCCAAGCTGCGGCTCGTGCCCCCCGCGCACTGA
- the msrA gene encoding peptide-methionine (S)-S-oxide reductase MsrA, translating into MPARWIALISLAGAMLAGCSVPGSASADAAHLPDPRLDPAPSRPGEQIAVFAGGCFWGVEAVFDHVRGVREAWSGYSGGAADTATYEQVSDGDTGHAESVKVIYDPAKVSYGQLLKVFFSVAHDPTQLDRQGPDVGNQYRSVVFYATPQQQRVADAYIAQLTAAHAFAAPIVTQVVPLKAFYAAEGYHQNFAAQHPDNTYIVFNDAPKVAHLKQWLPTLYRPQQQMVQVRLR; encoded by the coding sequence ATGCCAGCTCGATGGATTGCCCTGATCTCCCTGGCCGGCGCCATGCTGGCCGGCTGCAGCGTTCCCGGTTCGGCATCGGCCGATGCCGCTCATCTACCCGATCCACGCCTGGATCCCGCACCGTCCCGACCCGGCGAGCAGATCGCGGTGTTTGCAGGCGGCTGTTTCTGGGGTGTCGAGGCGGTGTTCGACCACGTTCGCGGCGTGCGCGAGGCCTGGTCCGGTTACAGCGGCGGGGCCGCCGACACCGCCACTTACGAGCAGGTCAGCGACGGCGATACCGGACATGCCGAATCGGTCAAGGTGATCTACGACCCGGCCAAGGTCAGCTACGGGCAGCTGCTGAAGGTGTTCTTCTCGGTCGCGCACGATCCCACCCAACTCGACCGCCAGGGACCGGACGTGGGCAACCAGTACCGCTCGGTGGTTTTCTACGCCACGCCCCAGCAGCAACGGGTGGCCGATGCCTACATCGCCCAGCTCACCGCGGCGCATGCCTTCGCTGCGCCGATCGTCACCCAGGTCGTGCCGCTGAAAGCGTTCTACGCGGCCGAGGGCTACCACCAGAATTTTGCCGCGCAGCATCCGGACAACACCTACATCGTCTTCAACGACGCGCCCAAGGTGGCGCACCTGAAGCAATGGCTGCCGACGCTCTACCGGCCGCAGCAGCAGATGGTCCAAGTGCGCCTGCGCTGA
- a CDS encoding RNA-binding S4 domain-containing protein encodes MQTLTFQLDRDHVELNQLLKLVGLCDSGGAGKMLVASGQVHVDGQQELRKTCKIHAGQTVSLGDVEIHVS; translated from the coding sequence ATGCAAACGCTTACCTTTCAGCTCGACCGGGACCACGTCGAGCTCAACCAGCTGCTGAAACTCGTGGGGCTATGCGACAGCGGCGGCGCCGGCAAGATGCTGGTGGCCAGTGGTCAGGTCCATGTAGATGGACAGCAGGAACTGCGCAAGACCTGCAAGATCCACGCGGGGCAGACCGTGAGCCTGGGCGACGTGGAAATACACGTGTCCTGA
- a CDS encoding PRC-barrel domain-containing protein, with protein sequence MTIQSTGMNSTNTTRAGMGTGPVLASSTLSGENVRNASGEDLGEIKDLMIDTASGTIQYAVLTFGGVLGMGNKLFAVPWNAMRLDTENHCLVLDVPKERLKDAPGFDQDNWPDFADTTFTNRISSYYH encoded by the coding sequence ATGACCATTCAATCGACCGGCATGAACTCGACCAACACTACCCGCGCAGGCATGGGCACCGGCCCCGTGCTCGCCTCGAGCACGCTCAGTGGCGAGAACGTTCGCAACGCCTCCGGCGAGGATCTGGGCGAGATCAAGGACCTCATGATCGACACCGCCAGCGGCACCATCCAGTACGCCGTGCTGACCTTCGGCGGCGTCTTGGGCATGGGCAACAAGTTGTTCGCGGTGCCGTGGAACGCGATGCGCCTGGACACCGAGAACCATTGCCTGGTGCTTGATGTTCCCAAGGAACGCCTGAAGGACGCACCGGGTTTCGATCAGGACAACTGGCCGGACTTCGCCGATACCACGTTCACCAACCGCATCAGCAGCTACTACCACTGA
- a CDS encoding DUF72 domain-containing protein, producing MTPSRTASPAGPIRVGIGGWTFAPWRNNFYPAGLVQRRELEYASRQLRAIEINGTFYGAQKPATYAKWAAETPEGFVFALKAPRYVVESKKLAGAGKGIEAFVYGGIAEMGDRLGPINWQLGPSRPFDEDDIAGFLDALPRELDGRPLRHVLEVRHRSFACERYVELARAHGVPTVFTDATRYPSFADLTGDFVYARLMRSAADEPDGYPASALDTWAEHARGWAQGKDLTELPHAGSLQPDAALREVFIFFISSAKERNPAAAMALQARVDAR from the coding sequence ATGACACCGTCCCGCACCGCATCGCCCGCTGGGCCCATCCGCGTCGGCATTGGCGGCTGGACCTTCGCGCCCTGGCGCAACAACTTCTACCCTGCGGGGCTGGTGCAGCGGCGCGAGCTGGAATACGCCAGCCGCCAGCTCCGCGCGATCGAGATCAACGGCACGTTCTACGGCGCGCAGAAGCCGGCCACCTACGCAAAGTGGGCGGCTGAGACGCCCGAAGGCTTCGTGTTCGCGCTCAAGGCGCCGCGTTACGTGGTCGAAAGCAAAAAGCTCGCCGGGGCCGGCAAAGGCATCGAGGCGTTCGTGTACGGCGGCATCGCGGAAATGGGCGATCGCCTCGGGCCGATCAACTGGCAGCTTGGCCCCTCGCGGCCGTTCGACGAGGACGACATCGCCGGCTTCCTCGACGCGCTGCCCCGCGAACTCGACGGCCGGCCGCTGCGCCACGTGCTGGAGGTGCGCCACCGCAGCTTTGCCTGCGAACGCTATGTCGAGCTCGCCCGTGCGCATGGCGTGCCCACCGTGTTCACGGATGCGACGCGCTACCCCTCGTTCGCCGACCTCACCGGCGATTTCGTCTACGCGCGGCTGATGCGCAGCGCCGCCGATGAGCCGGACGGCTATCCTGCCTCGGCGCTGGACACATGGGCCGAACACGCACGCGGCTGGGCGCAGGGCAAGGACCTGACCGAGCTGCCGCACGCCGGTTCGTTGCAACCAGACGCTGCACTGCGGGAAGTGTTCATCTTCTTCATCAGCAGCGCCAAGGAACGCAACCCCGCGGCCGCCATGGCTTTGCAGGCACGTGTCGACGCGCGCTGA
- a CDS encoding serine hydrolase → MTQPVLSTRLAVACALLIATTGALAQTPAQRPLPPPVSTGDTARPMLPAQLADFGAYVDSARKTFDVPGIAVAIVKDGHVVMEQGFGLRELGKTDKVDANTLFAIASNTKAFTAAALQQLAEQGKLDMDDRVIEHLPWFRMSDAYVTHEMRIRDLLAHRSGLSLGAGDLLYWPPTNYTTKDVVERLAKVPIKNGFRAGYAYDNILFAVATLVIEQASGQSYADYVRDHIFKPVGMDQSLIDKTYLMSGMDVATGHAKADFKDLKPVPPMAWLNDPGAGGIYSSVHDLAKWMNVQLAGGELPTTGADGKPKRLFSEDSQRQMWSMLTPIEIHKAQVPELASLTPNFFGYGESWFLSDYQGRKLVWHTGGWPGMVSRVTLVPELKLGVVVLTNAESGAAFNAVTYRVLDAYLNAGKKTDWVAVYDKAVKKAQAKADDSMAKHEAARDKDSKPSLPLADYAGTYRDPWYGDVIVSREGGKLRMRFSHTPQLVGTMTPWQHDTFTVRWDDRTLNADAFVTFALDEDGHVREARMEPISPLTDFSFDFQDLRLAPVAKDGKGSDD, encoded by the coding sequence ATGACCCAGCCTGTTCTTTCCACCCGCCTGGCGGTCGCCTGCGCCCTGTTGATCGCGACCACCGGAGCGCTGGCGCAGACGCCGGCGCAGCGGCCGCTGCCGCCACCGGTGTCCACCGGCGACACCGCGCGACCGATGCTGCCTGCGCAACTGGCCGACTTCGGTGCCTACGTGGACAGCGCGCGCAAGACCTTCGACGTGCCGGGCATTGCCGTGGCCATCGTCAAGGACGGCCACGTCGTGATGGAGCAGGGCTTTGGCCTGCGCGAGCTGGGCAAGACCGACAAGGTGGATGCGAACACGCTATTCGCGATCGCCTCCAACACCAAGGCCTTCACCGCCGCCGCGCTGCAGCAGCTGGCCGAGCAGGGCAAGCTGGACATGGATGACCGGGTGATCGAACACCTTCCGTGGTTCCGCATGTCCGATGCCTACGTCACGCACGAGATGCGCATCCGTGACCTGCTGGCGCATCGCAGCGGTCTGTCGCTGGGTGCCGGCGACCTGCTGTACTGGCCGCCGACCAACTACACGACGAAGGACGTCGTCGAGCGCCTGGCCAAGGTGCCGATCAAGAACGGCTTCCGCGCCGGCTACGCCTACGACAACATCCTGTTCGCGGTGGCCACGCTGGTGATCGAGCAGGCCTCCGGCCAGAGCTACGCCGACTACGTGCGCGACCACATTTTCAAGCCGGTCGGCATGGACCAGTCGCTGATCGACAAGACCTACCTCATGTCCGGCATGGACGTGGCCACCGGCCATGCCAAGGCCGACTTCAAAGATCTGAAGCCCGTGCCGCCGATGGCCTGGCTCAACGACCCGGGCGCCGGCGGCATCTATTCCAGCGTGCACGACCTGGCCAAGTGGATGAACGTGCAGCTTGCCGGGGGCGAGCTGCCCACGACGGGCGCCGACGGCAAGCCCAAGCGGCTGTTCTCGGAGGACAGCCAGCGCCAGATGTGGTCGATGCTCACGCCGATCGAGATCCACAAGGCGCAGGTGCCCGAGCTCGCCTCGCTGACGCCCAACTTCTTCGGTTACGGCGAGAGCTGGTTCCTGTCCGACTACCAGGGCAGAAAGCTGGTCTGGCACACCGGTGGCTGGCCGGGCATGGTCTCGCGCGTGACGCTGGTGCCTGAGCTCAAGCTGGGCGTGGTGGTGCTGACCAACGCCGAGTCGGGTGCGGCCTTCAATGCGGTGACCTATCGCGTGCTCGACGCTTACCTCAACGCTGGCAAGAAGACCGACTGGGTAGCCGTCTACGACAAGGCGGTGAAAAAAGCACAGGCCAAGGCCGACGACAGCATGGCCAAGCACGAGGCCGCGCGCGACAAGGACAGCAAGCCGTCGTTGCCGTTGGCCGATTACGCCGGCACCTACCGCGATCCGTGGTACGGCGACGTCATCGTCAGTCGCGAGGGCGGCAAGCTGCGCATGCGCTTCAGCCACACGCCGCAGCTGGTCGGCACGATGACGCCCTGGCAGCACGACACCTTCACCGTGCGCTGGGACGACCGCACGCTCAACGCCGATGCCTTCGTGACCTTCGCGCTGGACGAGGACGGTCACGTGCGCGAGGCACGCATGGAACCGATCTCGCCGCTGACCGATTTCAGCTTCGACTTCCAGGACTTGCGCCTGGCGCCGGTGGCGAAGGACGGCAAGGGATCGGACGATTGA
- a CDS encoding alpha/beta hydrolase, with translation MSNPIRGALALLFTGLLASGACAREAAPVTHQFFQVNLPASAGKPTTGRLLLFATEAKAARAAAKDGKVTEVESSPFAPKDTAVAAREVERLAPGGGVLLDADDQAFPSAFSKLPPGDYLVQAVLDTQHDYNYHGRNGGDLVSPVMEVHLPSAAAPALALTGTLPAPALWDLPTRYMSETTKKHLAQAREQVQPIDFVSPALSAFWGRSIHMRGWVVLPPGYDTSGKTTYPTVFQTHGYGGDLHTQAGTAAMVFGAMAEKQLPPMIWVVLDESSATGTHEFADSVNNGPWGQALTTELIPSLEGRYRMDARPSGRFLTGHSSGGWATLWLQTRYPKVFGGTWSTSPDPSDFHDFTGVDLYAPHANVYHRADGAAYPLVRDEGKVLATYETFARLERVLGPYGGQMASFEWVFSPRGTDGRPVPMFDRDTGAVDPAVVDYWSEHYDIARRLKAHWPELKGDLDGKIHLVVGTADTFYLDGAAHRLKAVLDGLGAKSDFHFLPGRTHMDLYTQGKDHQGLLKQMAWEMYAVARPQSELKRVAVNP, from the coding sequence ATGTCGAACCCCATCCGCGGCGCACTGGCGCTGCTGTTCACCGGCCTGCTTGCATCCGGCGCCTGCGCGCGCGAGGCGGCACCGGTCACCCACCAGTTCTTCCAGGTCAACCTGCCGGCGTCGGCGGGCAAGCCGACGACCGGGCGGTTGCTGTTGTTCGCCACCGAGGCGAAAGCCGCCAGGGCCGCCGCCAAGGACGGCAAGGTCACCGAAGTGGAGAGCAGCCCGTTCGCGCCAAAGGACACCGCTGTCGCCGCGCGCGAGGTCGAACGCCTGGCGCCCGGTGGCGGAGTGCTGCTGGACGCGGACGACCAGGCCTTTCCGTCGGCGTTTTCGAAGCTGCCGCCGGGCGACTACCTCGTGCAGGCCGTGCTGGATACCCAGCACGACTACAACTACCACGGGCGCAACGGTGGCGATCTGGTGAGTCCGGTGATGGAAGTCCACCTGCCCAGCGCTGCAGCGCCGGCGCTGGCGCTCACCGGAACCCTGCCCGCGCCCGCGCTGTGGGATCTCCCCACGCGCTACATGAGCGAGACGACGAAGAAGCACCTGGCGCAGGCACGCGAGCAGGTGCAGCCGATCGATTTCGTCAGCCCGGCGCTGAGTGCGTTCTGGGGGCGGTCGATCCACATGCGTGGCTGGGTAGTGCTGCCGCCGGGTTACGACACGTCGGGCAAGACCACGTACCCGACCGTGTTCCAGACCCACGGCTACGGCGGCGACCTGCACACGCAGGCCGGTACCGCGGCGATGGTGTTCGGCGCGATGGCCGAGAAGCAGCTGCCGCCGATGATCTGGGTGGTACTGGACGAATCCAGTGCGACGGGCACCCACGAGTTCGCCGACTCGGTCAACAACGGCCCGTGGGGCCAGGCGCTGACCACCGAGCTGATCCCGTCACTGGAAGGCAGATACCGCATGGATGCGCGCCCCTCGGGCCGCTTCCTCACCGGCCATTCCTCCGGCGGCTGGGCCACGTTGTGGCTGCAGACGCGCTATCCGAAGGTGTTCGGCGGCACCTGGTCGACTTCGCCCGATCCGAGCGACTTCCACGACTTCACCGGCGTCGACCTGTACGCCCCGCATGCCAACGTCTACCACCGCGCCGACGGCGCCGCGTACCCGCTGGTGCGCGACGAGGGCAAGGTGCTGGCCACCTACGAGACCTTCGCGAGGCTGGAGCGCGTGCTGGGCCCCTACGGCGGCCAGATGGCCTCGTTCGAATGGGTGTTCTCGCCGCGCGGCACGGATGGCCGCCCGGTGCCGATGTTCGATCGCGACACCGGCGCGGTGGACCCGGCGGTGGTTGACTACTGGAGCGAGCACTACGACATCGCACGTCGCCTGAAGGCGCACTGGCCCGAGCTCAAGGGCGACCTGGACGGCAAGATCCACCTGGTCGTCGGCACCGCGGACACGTTCTACCTCGATGGCGCCGCGCACAGGCTCAAGGCCGTGCTCGACGGCCTGGGCGCGAAGTCGGACTTCCACTTCCTGCCCGGTCGCACGCACATGGACCTTTACACCCAAGGCAAGGACCACCAGGGCCTGCTCAAGCAGATGGCCTGGGAGATGTACGCCGTGGCGCGGCCGCAGTCCGAGCTCAAGCGCGTCGCCGTGAATCCATAG